In a genomic window of Musa acuminata AAA Group cultivar baxijiao unplaced genomic scaffold, Cavendish_Baxijiao_AAA HiC_scaffold_158, whole genome shotgun sequence:
- the LOC135656359 gene encoding photosystem II protein D1, with protein sequence MTAILERRESTSLWGRFCNWITSTENRLYIGWFGVLMIPTLLTATSVFIIAFIAAPPVDIDGIREPVSGSLLYGNNIISGAIIPTSAAIGLHFYPIWEAASVDEWLYNGGPYELIVLHFLLGVACYMGREWELSFRLGMRPWIAVAYSAPVAAATAVFLIYPIGQGSFSDGMPLGISGTFNFMIVFQAEHNILMHPFHMLGVAGVFGGSLFSAMHGSLVTSSLIRETTENESANAGYRFGQEEETYNIVAAHGYFGRLIFQYASFNNSRSLHFFLAAWPVIGIWFTSLGISTMAFNLNGFNFNQSVVDSQGRVINTWADIINRANLGMEVMHERNAHNFPLDLAAVEVSSTNG encoded by the coding sequence ATGACTGCAATTTTAGAGAGACGCGAAAGTACAAGCCTATGGGGTCGTTTCTGCAACTGGATAACCAGCACTGAAAACCGTCTTTATATTGGGtggttcggtgttttgatgatccctaccttattgaccgcaacttctgtatttattatcgccttcattgctgctcctccagtagatattgatggtattcgtgaacctgtttctggttctctactttatgGAAATAATATTATCTCTGGTGCTATTATTCCTACTTCTGCAGCTATAGGTTTACATTTTTACCCAATCTGGGAAGCAGCATCTGTTGATGAGTGGTTATACAATGGTGGTCCTTATGAGCTAATTGTTCTACACTTCTTACTTGGTGTAGCTTGTTACATGGGTCGTGAGTGGGAACTTAGTTTCCGTCTGGGTATGCGTCCTTGGATTGCTGTTGCATATTCAGCTCCTGTTGCAGCTGCTACTGCTGTTTTCTTGATCTACCCTATTGGTCAAGGAAGTTTCTCTGATGGTATGCCTTTAGGAATATCTGGTACTTtcaacttcatgattgtattccaggcaGAACACAACATCCTTATGCATCCATTTCACATGTTAGGTGTAGCTGGTGTATTCGGCGGCTCCCTATTCAGTGCTATGCATGGTTCCTTGGTAACCTCTAGTTTGATCAGGGAAACCACTGAAAACGAATCTGCTAACGCAGGTTACAGATTCGGTCAAGAGGAAGAGACTTATAATATCGTAGCTGCTCATGGTTATTTTGGCCGATTGATCTTCCAATATGCTAGTTTCAACAACTCTCGTTCTTTACATTTCTTCTTGGCTGCTTGGCCTGTAATTGGTATCTGGTTCACTTCTTTAGGTATTAGCACCATGGCTTTCAACCTAAATGGTTTCAATTTCAACCAATCCGTAGTTGACAGTCAGGGTCGTGTCATTAACACTTGGGCTGATATCATCAACCGTGCTAACCTTGGTATGGAAGTAATGCATGAACGTAATGCTCACAACTTCCCTCTAGACCTAGCTGCTGTCGAAGTTTCATCTACAAATGGATAA